A portion of the Candidatus Pristimantibacillus lignocellulolyticus genome contains these proteins:
- a CDS encoding cob(I)yrinic acid a,c-diamide adenosyltransferase: MKLYTRGGDKGMTSLIGGRVSKTDAKVEAYGTIDELNSFVGLAAAQAKIFEPTQALSIELYEIMQELFDTGSDLAYAVDGQTYKMTTEPIERLEQWIDAHSEAAPALTKFILPGGSELSATLHICRTVCRRAERRVVALAERCEINEQALAYLNRLSDYFFAAARIANVQCGAEDTEYIRSANVFQGKKK; this comes from the coding sequence ATGAAGCTATACACTAGAGGTGGAGACAAAGGTATGACGAGCTTGATCGGTGGACGAGTGTCGAAAACCGATGCTAAGGTTGAAGCTTATGGTACCATTGATGAATTAAATAGTTTTGTAGGTTTAGCAGCTGCACAAGCTAAAATCTTCGAGCCTACACAAGCTTTAAGTATAGAACTATATGAGATTATGCAAGAATTATTTGATACGGGTTCTGATCTTGCTTATGCAGTAGATGGTCAAACATACAAGATGACCACTGAACCGATAGAACGACTAGAACAATGGATCGATGCTCATAGTGAAGCAGCTCCCGCATTAACGAAGTTCATCTTGCCAGGAGGCTCTGAGCTGTCAGCAACGTTACACATCTGTAGAACGGTATGTAGACGAGCAGAACGACGTGTTGTAGCATTAGCAGAGCGATGTGAGATTAATGAGCAAGCTCTTGCTTATCTGAATCGCTTGTCAGATTATTTCTTCGCTGCAGCAAGAATTGCTAATGTGCAATGTGGAGCTGAAGATACTGAATATATACGTAGCGCAAATGTATTTCAAGGGAAGAAAAAATAA